Sequence from the Streptomyces sp. R33 genome:
GGCATCGGGGAGCGGTGAGGTCAGGCAGAGGTCGAGCTCGCCGGCCCGCAGCTTCTCGAGCATGGCCTCGCCGTAGTTCTGCACCAGGGAGAAGCGCACGCGCGGGTGGTCGGCGCGGAAGGCGCGGATCAGGCCGGGCACGGTTTCGGGGCCGAGGGTGTGCAGGAAACCGAACGCCACCTTGCCGAAGGCCGGGTCGGCGTCCTGCTGCACCGACTCGGCGGCGCGGGCGATTTCGGCGAGGGCCCGCTCGGCCGACGCGAGGAAGGTCCGGCCGGCCGTGGTGAGCGCGACGGTGCGGCCCTTGCGGGCGAACAGCGTGACGCCGAGGTCCTGTTCGAGCCGGACCATGGCCCGGGACAGGGTGGACTGCGGAACGCCCAGCTCGTGCGCGGCCCGGGTGACGTGCTCGTGGCGGGCGACGGCGGCGAAGTACGCGAGGCGCGGCGCCAGCAAACCTGTCACCGCGATGTCTTCTTCGTAACGGTTCATTGACAGGCACCCCTCTGAGCTGTGGTCATGCACCAGTGGATCGATTATCGCGATTCTGTGCATTGGACGCATGAAACGGGACGGGTCTACGGTCGTTGCATGCCTCCCGTTCATACCGGGGCGCCCGTCACCACGGGTGCCTCCACCCCGTCGTCTCCTGCCGCACCGGAACCCCGCTCCCCCGGCCGCCCCGGCTACCGCCGCATGAGCCTCGCGCTCTTCGCCGCCGGACTCGCGACGTTCGCCCTCCTCTACTCCACCCAGGCGCTGCTGCCCGCGATCTCCGACGGGTTCGGGGTGACGGCGGGTCAGGCCAGCTGGACCGTGTCCGCGGCCACCGGCGCCCTCGCCCTGTTCGTCCTGCCGCTCAGCGCGCTCTCCGAGCGCTTCGGCCGGACCCGGATGATGACGGTGTCCATGCTGGTCGCCGTCGGCGTCGGCCTCCTCGTGCCGTTCGCGCCGAACCTGGAGTGGCTGGTGGCGCTGCGCGCCGTCCAGGGCGCGGCGATCGCCGGCATCCCGGCCTCCGCGATGGCGTACCTGGCGGAGGAGGTCAAGCCGAAGGCCCTGGTGGGCGCGATCGGCCTGTTCGTGGCGGGCAATTCCATCGGCGGCATGAGCGGCCGCCTCGTCACCGGCTGGGCGGCCCAGGTGTGGGGCTGGCGGGGCGGGCTGCTGGCCGTCGGGGTGATGGCACTGGCCTGCGCGGCCGCCTTCCTGGTGCTGCTCCCCCGGGCCCGGTTCTTCCGCCCGGCCTCGCTGAACCCGCGCGCGGTGGGCCGGACCGTCGCCGGCCATCTGCGCGATCCGCTGCTGATGCGGCTGTACGGGATCGGCGCGCTGTTCATGACCGTCTTCGGGGCCGTGTACACCGTCATCGGCTACCGGCTGGTCGACGAGCCGTTCTCGCTCGGGCAGGGCGTGATCGGGTCGATCTTCCTGATCTACCTGGTCGGTACGGTCTCCTCGGCCGCCGCCGGGCAGCTGGTGGCCCGGGCCGGGCGGCGCGGGGCGCTGTACCTGGCGGTGACCACGACCGCGCTGGGCCTGCTGCTGTCCCTGGCGGACTCGCTCGCCGCGATCCTGGTCGGGCTGGTCCTGATCACCGCCGGCTTCTTCGCGGGCCACGCGGTGGCGTCCGCCGCGGTGAGCCGGACGGCGACGTCGGGCCGCGCGCAGGCCTCGGCGCTGTACCAGTCGGCGTACTACCTGGGCTCCAGCGCGGGCGGCACGCTCGGTGCGCTCGCCTACCACTCGGCGGGCTGGGCGGCCACGGTGGGCATCGCGCTGCTGGCCGTGCTCGGCGTCGTGTCGATCACCCTGTACGGCTCGCACGCGGCCCGCGCGGAACGGCGTCACGGCGCGCTGGCCGCCGCACGCTGATACGGCCGCGCGCGGATCGCCCGTACGGCATCGGTACGAGCGGAATTACGGAGCCCGGAGGCGCAAGCCGCCCCGGGCTCCGGCGCGTTGCCCCTCCCCGCCGGGAAGGCATGAGGGGGTGGGAGGGAGTCCGACGTGAAATCCATGCGGATGCGTACGGGACGGACGCGTACGGGACGGACGCGTCCGTGGCGACGTGCGGCGGCGGTCTGCGGGGCGGTGGTGCTCGCGGCCCCGCTGGTGGTCGGCGGGGGCGGGGCGGCGCAGGCCGCCGGCTCGTGCAACGTGACCACGGGGCCGTACCAGCGGCAGGTGGAGCAGTTCCTGGGGCGGCCGGTCGACGGGTGGCAGTCCGCGGCCGACTGCCAGGCGGTCAAGGCGTTCCAGGCGAAGCACGGCATCACCCCGACCGCGGGCTACGCCGGGCCGCTGACCTGGCAGACGATGAGCACCATGCTGGCGCAGCGGGCGGCGGGCACGACGCCGAACAAGGACGGCAAGTGCCCGGTGAACCTGGGCCGGATCGCCTGCGTCGACCTGACCCGCCAGCTCAGCTGGGTCCAGGACGGCGCCACCTTGAAGTACGGCCCGGTGCCGGTCCGCACCGGCAAGGACGGCACCGAGACCCGGACGGGCCTGAAGCGGATCTACTACCGCAGCATCGACCACTGGTCGACGGTCTACGACGTGTCGATGCCGTATGCGCAGTTCTTCGACGGCGGGATCGCCTTCCACTCCGTCGAGAAGAGCATGTGGAACCCGCCGGGCTCCGGAGGCTGCGTGAACATGAGGCCCGCGGACGCGAAGGCGTACTGGAACCTGCTGGTCAAGGGCGACGACGTGTACGTGTACGGCCGCAAGCCCGGTACCTAGCCAGGGCTTTCCGGCTGCCGTTGTCAGACCCCTCCGGTAGTTTTCGAGGTATCGCACCGACTGGGGGAAGACAGCCATGGGTGACCTCGCGACCGGAACCGGAACCGGCATCGACTCCGACCTGGATGCGGCGATGGACCGCTACCGGGTCGAGCTCACCGGCTACTGCTACCGCATGCTCGGCTCGTCCTTCGACGCCGAGGACGCGGTGCAGGACACGTACGTCCGGGCCTGGCGCAGCTTCGAGAAGTTCGAGGGCCGGTCCTCGCTGCGCTCGTGGCTGTACCGGATCGCCACGAACGTCTGCCTGGACCTGCTGAGCGCGGGGAAGAAGCGGGCCCGCCCGATGGACCTCAGCTCCCCGCAGCACCAGGCGTCCGCGGTGCTGAGCCAGTCGCCGGAGGCGACGTGGCTGGAGCCGGTCCCGGACGGGCGGGTGCTCCCGCAGACCGCCGATCCGGCGGCGATGGCGCTGGCGAAGGAATCCGTACGGCTGGCGTTCGTGGCGGCGCTGCAGCACCTGCCGGCGAAGCAGCGGGCGGTGCTGATCCTGCGCGAGGTGCTGGCGTGGAAGGCGGACGAGGTCGCGACGCTGCTGGACACGACGGTGGCCTCGGTGAACAGCGCCCTGCAGCGGGCCCGGGCCACGATGTCCGCCACCCGCATGCGCGAGAGCGAGGCGGCGGACCCGCTGGACGCGGAGCAGGTGAACCTGCTGGAGCAGTACCTCTCGGCCTTCGAGGCGTACGACATCTCGCGGCTGACCACCTTGCTGCACGAGGACGCGGTGCTGTCGATGCCGCCGTTCGACCTGTGGCTGCAGGGGCCGGCGGACATCGCCGCCTGGCATCTGAACCAGGGCATCGGCTGCAAGGGCTCCCGCCTGATCCCGACCACGGCGAACGGCCTGCCGGCCTTCGGCCAGTACCGGCCCCGGGAGGACGGGACGCCGGGCTGGACGCCGTGGGCGCTGCAGGTCCTGGAGATCTCAGGGGGCCGCATCACCGGCCTGAACGCCTTCCTGGACACCGCCCGCTGGTTCCCCCTCTTCGGCCTCCCCGAGCAGCTCGACGAGTCCGACGAGGTCCAGCAGGGCGCGTAGCCGCGGCCCGGCTCCGGTCACCCGGAACGGCCGCCCCCGCGCGGTGAGCCGCAGCCGGGCCAGGGCCTCGACGGTGGCGAGGTCCGGGGCCGTGACGGCCCCGACGTCACACTCCACGGCGTCCGCCCCGGCCTCGTACAACCGGGTCAGCCGGGCGCAGAGCAGGGCCGCGTCCCGCCGGGTCGGGCCGGGGCCGGGCAGTACCAGTCGGGTGATCTCCACGGGGGGGTTGACCCCCGCCCCCGTGGAAAGTCATCGGTCGGGCGTCAGGGCGCCGGCCCGGCATGCCGAACGGGACCGGCGCAGGTGCACCGGTCCCGTTCACCCGTCAGGGAAGCCGCAGGTCAGGCGATGCGGTCCAGGACGATCGGCGTGGCGGAGAACGCCGTGCCGGCCGGGGCGATGTCGTACGTGCCCTCCAGGGAGGCCAGGGCGTACTCGAACTTCTCCGGGGTGTCCGTGTGCAGGGTCATCAGCGGCTGGCCCGCGGTCACGGTGTCGCCCGGCTTCGCGTGGAGCTCGATGCCCGCGCCCGCCTGCACCGGGTCCTCCTTGCGCGCGCGGCCGGCGCCCAGGCGCCAGGCGCCGACGCCGACGCCGTACGCGTCCAGGCGGGTCAGGACGCCCGAGGACGGGGCGGTGACGACGTGCTGCTCGCGGGCCACCGGGAGGGCCGCGTCCGGGTCGCCGCCCTGAGCCGCGATCATCCGGCGCCAGACGTCCATCGCGGAGCCGTCGGCCAGCGCCTTGGCCGGGTCGGCGTCCTTGATGCCCGCCGCGTCCAGCATCTCGCGGGCCAGCGCCAGGGTCAGCTCGACGACGTCGGAGGGGCCGCCGCCGGCCAGGACCTCGACCGACTCGCGGATCTCCAGCGCGTTGCCGGCCGTCAGGCCGAGCGGGGTGGACATGTCGGTGAGCAGCGCGATCGTCTTGACGCCGCTGTCCGTACCGAGGGCGACCATCGTCGAGGCGAGCTCGCGCGCGTCCTCGATGTTCTTCATGAACGCGCCGGTGCCGACCTTCACGTCGAGGACGAGCGAGCCGGTGCCCTCGGCGATCTTCTTCGACATGATCGAGGAGGCGATCAGCGGGATGGCCTCGACGGTGCCCGTCACGTCGCGCAGGGCGTACAGCTTCTTGTCGGCGGGGGCCAGGCCGTCGCCCGCCGCGCAGATGACCGCGCCGGTGGTGTCGAGGACGTGCAGCATCTCCTCGTTGGACAGCAGCGCGCGCCAGCCGGGGATCGACTCCAGCTTGTCCAGGGTGCCGCCGGTGTGGCCGAGGCCGCGGCCCGACAGCTGCGGCACGGCCGCGCCGCAGGCGGCGACGAGCGGGGCCAGCGGCAGGGTGATCTTGTCGCCGACGCCGCCCGTGGAGTGCTTGTCGGCGGTGGGGCGGGACAGGGAGTCGAAGTTCATCCGCTCGCCCGACGCGATCATCGCGGCGGTCCAGCGCTTGATCTCGGCCCGGTTCATGCCGTTCAGCAGGATGGCCATCGCCAGCGCCGACATCTGCTCGTCGGCGACGACACCGCGCGTGTACGCGTCGATGACCCAGTCGATCTGCTCGGGGCTCAGCTCGCCGCGGTCCCGCTTGGTGCGGATGACGGAGATGACGTCCATGTGGTGCTTCCTTCTACGCGCATAGAGGTGAGGGGAAAGAAAGACGGAAGGGAGACGGCCCTTCGCCCGGCAGGGCGAAGGGCCGTCGGCACGGCTATCTCAGATGGTCCGGCCCGAAGGCCTGCGGCAGCATCTCGGCCAGAGGAAGGATCCCCTTCGGGGTCTCCACCAGCAGTTCCGGACCGCCGAACTCGAAGAGCAGCTGGCGGCAGCGCCCGCACGGGACGAGGCTCTCGCCCTTGCCGTCCACGCACGTGAAGTGCGTCAGGCGGCCGCCGCCCGTGGCCTGGAGCGCGGAGACCAGTCCGCATTCGGCGCACAGGCTGAGCCCGTAGCTGGCGTTCTCCACGTTGCAGCCGACCACGGTGCGGCCGTCGTCGACGAGGGCCGCGACGCCGACCGGGAAGCCGGAGTACGGGGCGTACGCCCGGGACATGGCCTCCCGGGCGGCGGCCCGCAGGGCCTCCCAGTCCACGTCGGTCACTTGCCCTCGCCCTTGCGGTAGGGCAGGCCGTCGGCCTTGGGCATCCGCAGGCGCTGGGCCGACAGGGCGAGCACCAGCAGGGTCGTGACGTACGGGGCCGCCTCGACGAACTGGCTCGGGACGGCGTCGGTCAGGGCGTACCAGAGGAACAGACCGGCCGCGCAGAGCGCCGCGACGCTCGCCTGGACGTGCTTCTTCTTGTACAGGTACCAGCCGAAGGCCACGACGAGCAGGATCGCCAGGAGCAGCAGCATCGCGTGGACGTTCTCGGCGCCGCCGCGCAGCTTGAGGCTGTACGTGAAGCCGAAGAGGCCGGAACCGAGGGCCGTGCCGCCCGGCATCCAGTTACCGAAGATCATCGCGGCGAGGCCGATGTAGCCGCGGCCGCCGGTCTGGCCCTCCTGGTAGATGCCCGTGGAGACGATCGCGAGGAACGCGCCGCCGAGGCCGGCCAGCGCGCCGGAGACGACCACGGCGATGTACTTGTACTTGTAGACGTTCACGCCGAGGGACTCGGCGGCGACCGGGTTCTCACCGCAGGAGCGCAGGCGCAGGCCGAAGGAGGTCCGCCACAGCACCCACCAGGTGGCGGGGACCAGCAGGACGGCGACGACGGTCAGCAGCGAGAGGTTGGTGACCAGGCCGCCGACCACGCCGGCGACGTCCGAGATCAGGAACCAGTGCTTGCCCTGGAGTGTCGCCAGCCAGTCCGACAACCCCGGCACGGTGATCTCCGTGATCGGGTC
This genomic interval carries:
- a CDS encoding MFS transporter, giving the protein MPPVHTGAPVTTGASTPSSPAAPEPRSPGRPGYRRMSLALFAAGLATFALLYSTQALLPAISDGFGVTAGQASWTVSAATGALALFVLPLSALSERFGRTRMMTVSMLVAVGVGLLVPFAPNLEWLVALRAVQGAAIAGIPASAMAYLAEEVKPKALVGAIGLFVAGNSIGGMSGRLVTGWAAQVWGWRGGLLAVGVMALACAAAFLVLLPRARFFRPASLNPRAVGRTVAGHLRDPLLMRLYGIGALFMTVFGAVYTVIGYRLVDEPFSLGQGVIGSIFLIYLVGTVSSAAAGQLVARAGRRGALYLAVTTTALGLLLSLADSLAAILVGLVLITAGFFAGHAVASAAVSRTATSGRAQASALYQSAYYLGSSAGGTLGALAYHSAGWAATVGIALLAVLGVVSITLYGSHAARAERRHGALAAAR
- a CDS encoding L,D-transpeptidase family protein, giving the protein MRMRTGRTRTGRTRPWRRAAAVCGAVVLAAPLVVGGGGAAQAAGSCNVTTGPYQRQVEQFLGRPVDGWQSAADCQAVKAFQAKHGITPTAGYAGPLTWQTMSTMLAQRAAGTTPNKDGKCPVNLGRIACVDLTRQLSWVQDGATLKYGPVPVRTGKDGTETRTGLKRIYYRSIDHWSTVYDVSMPYAQFFDGGIAFHSVEKSMWNPPGSGGCVNMRPADAKAYWNLLVKGDDVYVYGRKPGT
- a CDS encoding ABC transporter permease, whose amino-acid sequence is MSTSTVSATSAAPKKDGGRRKLTLPWILLMIAGGLALISLVRVISGADDLTSAGQISGALQLAVPIGLAGLGGLWAERAGVVNIGLEGMMILGTWFGAWAGYQWGPWTGVLMGIVGGALGGLLHAIITVTFNVNHIVSGVAVNILAVGFTQYLSNFTFDKAPGGSSKQSPRIDPITEITVPGLSDWLATLQGKHWFLISDVAGVVGGLVTNLSLLTVVAVLLVPATWWVLWRTSFGLRLRSCGENPVAAESLGVNVYKYKYIAVVVSGALAGLGGAFLAIVSTGIYQEGQTGGRGYIGLAAMIFGNWMPGGTALGSGLFGFTYSLKLRGGAENVHAMLLLLAILLVVAFGWYLYKKKHVQASVAALCAAGLFLWYALTDAVPSQFVEAAPYVTTLLVLALSAQRLRMPKADGLPYRKGEGK
- a CDS encoding thymidine phosphorylase encodes the protein MDVISVIRTKRDRGELSPEQIDWVIDAYTRGVVADEQMSALAMAILLNGMNRAEIKRWTAAMIASGERMNFDSLSRPTADKHSTGGVGDKITLPLAPLVAACGAAVPQLSGRGLGHTGGTLDKLESIPGWRALLSNEEMLHVLDTTGAVICAAGDGLAPADKKLYALRDVTGTVEAIPLIASSIMSKKIAEGTGSLVLDVKVGTGAFMKNIEDARELASTMVALGTDSGVKTIALLTDMSTPLGLTAGNALEIRESVEVLAGGGPSDVVELTLALAREMLDAAGIKDADPAKALADGSAMDVWRRMIAAQGGDPDAALPVAREQHVVTAPSSGVLTRLDAYGVGVGAWRLGAGRARKEDPVQAGAGIELHAKPGDTVTAGQPLMTLHTDTPEKFEYALASLEGTYDIAPAGTAFSATPIVLDRIA
- a CDS encoding STAS domain-containing protein, whose product is MEITRLVLPGPGPTRRDAALLCARLTRLYEAGADAVECDVGAVTAPDLATVEALARLRLTARGRPFRVTGAGPRLRALLDLVGLVELLGEAEEGEPAGGVQEGVQAGDAAP
- a CDS encoding sigma-70 family RNA polymerase sigma factor, whose amino-acid sequence is MGDLATGTGTGIDSDLDAAMDRYRVELTGYCYRMLGSSFDAEDAVQDTYVRAWRSFEKFEGRSSLRSWLYRIATNVCLDLLSAGKKRARPMDLSSPQHQASAVLSQSPEATWLEPVPDGRVLPQTADPAAMALAKESVRLAFVAALQHLPAKQRAVLILREVLAWKADEVATLLDTTVASVNSALQRARATMSATRMRESEAADPLDAEQVNLLEQYLSAFEAYDISRLTTLLHEDAVLSMPPFDLWLQGPADIAAWHLNQGIGCKGSRLIPTTANGLPAFGQYRPREDGTPGWTPWALQVLEISGGRITGLNAFLDTARWFPLFGLPEQLDESDEVQQGA
- a CDS encoding cytidine deaminase — its product is MTDVDWEALRAAAREAMSRAYAPYSGFPVGVAALVDDGRTVVGCNVENASYGLSLCAECGLVSALQATGGGRLTHFTCVDGKGESLVPCGRCRQLLFEFGGPELLVETPKGILPLAEMLPQAFGPDHLR